In Brassica napus cultivar Da-Ae chromosome A3, Da-Ae, whole genome shotgun sequence, the sequence aGACCATAACTATAAGCCCAATCCAAGATACGTAGCATCAGCCCTAATACACACACTCTATATAAACTCATTTAAAGATTCATTAACTTCCACAGCTCTTAGGGTGGTTTATCGCTCTTCTTCCCCGCCGTTTCTGTttagtttttgttaattatttgaattagatctcttctctctttacttTGGCTATGGTATGAATTATCTATCTGTGTCTAGGGATGCAATGAAGAGTTAATATCGGAAAGGTTTAAATAGATCGTGTGGGGCGAGTCTCGTTCGCGCGAGATGAAATCCGATTTATATTATGGTTCGTATTCGCTGAGCATTTCgaatttttagttattataaCGAGGGACCTATGGGTGAAACGCTTTAAATCAATGCGTATTCAAGCCAAGTTTACCTTCGTATATTCATTATCGGAGATTTGCCGGAATCTGTGATTTCAATTCCTGATTTTAATTATGTTTCCGATTAAATTTTTGGATAATGTTTTTCTACTGATTGAGTGAAAAGCGAAGGACCCAGCAGGGAAGCGAGTATACTCATGAAATGAGGCTTCtctaacaattttatttaaccTTCGTATATTTAGTCTCCAAGTGATAATTGATGATCTGTTATCGGATTGTCGCGAGTTCTTGgtgtatatatgaatttttgagtttttttgttaattagagAAAAAGCAGGGATTGTGTGTATCGGCTTAGTGCTAACAATGCGCTTTGTACGAAAGATTTCCCAATGCAAAATCAATTAGGGGCAGATGGGCAGTTGTGATTCATTTTCTCCATTGAATAGCTCAACAATCATCTTCCCTACATTTTGTTCTCTTGatacctttttttttcattatgttGGTCACAAGTCTTGCCTACATATATGTGTTGTTTCACTAAATTGGTCACGCTATCTGTACCTCAACAATGGACTACTGTTAACATATCTGTAGATTTCAACAGAAACTTGGCCTACCTGGTAGAAAGTTGAGAACATGTAAAGGAGAAGCAATTAATGTTAGCCCAAAATCCACCAATACTGAACAAAGAAGTACGGACATTTGCAATGGAGtataaatatagttaatatGTATATTTGTGTAAAGAGGGATGAGCTGCAAGAATCCAATTTGAATTGACGAAACATATTGATTATAAAAAAGTTGATTATACAAATCGATGGTGTAAGGTGAACCAATCTATGACCCACTAGGCTTCGGGGCTAAAGCTGTACCAAGTGTCCATGAATCCGGATGTGTATAAATAAAAGGAAGACACTTTCGTACGAGATGACCAACATTAAAATCTTGTCTAAATATCGAGGAAAAACAAACAACTCCAAACTTAGCCTTGTCTATCTAGGGCTCGGATTTGATTCCATTTATCGATAAACATGAATCCCTAACCATAAACGGACCGGCATATGATTTTCAATTATCAGATATAATGTCGACCGGTCTTTATCGTTGAAGATAGATTACAAGTCTGATTAATCGTAGTCATCCATAGATAAAGGAgctttataaataaaaagcaGCTTTATCCTTTAAAGAGAATTTTTCTGTGACGAGGACCTATATCTATCCTCGCGTCGCGACTTGTCGTCTTCGTCTCAAATCTCAATCCTCTTCGAAGCACACAACATCATATTCCTCCTCGCATCCCTCTCCTTCGCTCCGAGATATTCTGACTTCTGAAAACATCGCCGCCGTCTCCAATTCGATGGCGTTCCTTGTCCGATCGCCGGATATACCCACACGAATCTTCTCCGATTCGAATTCGAGTGCAAGTCACGCGTTTACGAGGAGGAGAGGTACGGTTTCCGCGAGAGTTTCGTCTAGTTTCATGATTCAGAAATCCAGATTATACGCCAAATTCTCAGCTCCGGCGAAAGAAGACTGCAAGATTAGCAGACATGATGAGGAGAATAAAGAGAGCTACTACGTGAATAAGGGTCACGCCGTTCAGTGCCTCAGAGAGGAGCTTCCTTCCTTGTTCCTCAAAGATCCCAGCTTCCACATTTACAGGTTCCCCATTTCACTTTCTCTTTCTTCCTTTCAGACAAACTCTTCTTGATCGATCTCACTGCTTCACGGTCGTGTTTTGTATCCTAATTGGTCTCTTAATTAGCTTTATACTTAATCAGTCCACTACTGGTATGTTCTTGATAAGAGGTCTGTCAATAGTTCTTGATCAATCTGTCTGCTTCCTGGTCGTGTCTGTATCCTAGTTGTTCTCCTCTTTAGGGTACTCATTGGTCTGTCCTTAGTTCTTGATTCTAGCTCTATTCTTGTCACAGGGATGATATTGTGTTTCGAGATCCTATGAACACCTTCATGGGGATTGATAACTACAAATCCATGTTCTGGTGGTTGCGTTTccttggaaggatcttcttcaaAGCACTCTGCGTCGACATTGTTAGTATTTGGCAACCCACAGATAACACTCTCATGATTCGATGGACTGTTCACGGGGTTCCTCGTGGTCCCTGGGAGACTCGTGGTCGTTTTGATGGCACTTCCGAGTATAAGTTCGATAAGGATGGGAAGATTTATGTTCACAAAGTCGATAACATCGCTATTAACTCGCCTCCAAAGTTTCAAATGCTCAGTGTTCAAGACCTTGTTGAAGCCATTACCTGCCCTTCCACACCCAAGCCGACGTATTTTGAGTTTAAAGActcgtcatcatcatcttcgGAAACATACTAGTGTGCATAGTCTTTTTGTGTGGTTATAGATATAGAGTAATGAGAAGCTATGGGACTATAGTTTGGTgtgtaataatatatagatgaagaagaatgaaataaaacaaacaaaagcgTTTTTGTGTGTATAATCAAGACAAGCTTGTGTATTTTTACATGTTCGATAAGTAATTTGTAGGTTGGCAGGTCCATTTGGTTAGCTAATCTACACGTGTGAATCGCAGGGATTAACTAGATCCACATCCGGTTTAAGTTGtggttaattaaaattttaaaaatcgtGCATGGAATCTCACCGTAAATATTTAATGTGCTATATGATATCAACTACCACATTAAAAACATATACCAGACGTGTGAACATTTCTGTTACATATATACTACAATAGTactactaggtaataacccgcgccttgcgcgggatgtgattattagtttcgttatttttaataaaaaagacaataaatctgtttaatctggatattggttaggttttacgtttttttgtttttaatcttctaaaatataactattattttaaattaatatttattttagtttattcggttaaaacatttgattttttggttttttcggataaaaacctaaaattaatattatatgtttattttcatattatgaagtttagatagttgtcatgtcgaaccaatagtttcatattatagtttttaaacagataatagtttaagaaaaagaaaagaaaattattaagacaaatcatttcactacaatttggtcggtagtgaaagaaacattaagaaaaaatatttcaactttcaaaaaaattagatacttcagctgtggtgaatacttagttataagatgctcacatcaaggtgcacatgtatgtttatgtaagaagtatataaaaatagttaaaaaatatataaagatattgttaattaatattaaatgacatttttgtttagaataatacatgaaagataaaattaaaatttatttaaaataaaaaagaccttgacattagtcattttttcattaaaagaaaataaaattatattcgtaAATAGGGGTGGACACATATCAAGTATCTGGATATTTGGAAGCATTCTTGTCaattcgatctttagccacctagatattcggtgactccgatatccgaaatgttttagaattttaaagaatatccgatttgattcgtaaataaaataaaattttaaaaataatttaataataacattttattacaaaaataaaacattatataaccttttaattttagtacctaatataataaatttatattgtaaaactgatataaagtataatatatataattcttttcatatatgtatatatatgcatataacatatcgaattagatatatgttcctaaaaatattggtattagtgatttgcttcttttttggatattgtattttagtatttgatttgtttcgtaaagtttcaaatatcaagattttttggttcaaatcaaaacggataacaaatcgaatcaaaatttatgaatactTTGCTCAATTTTAtctgtaaacaataaaaataatatatatatagtttggcttttgattcgttatctatttttattcgaaccgaaaaatccagagttttattggaactatgtatgtgagttttatattaaaaaaatcacaaagtacatagtgtgaacacatttatgactatagtgtgaacgcgttagcatatttattatcaaatcattgtgaggctgccacgtgtctattataatgtgaatgcatttattacaatgcttctcttttaatatataagggatatttATAGAATTACAGAtcgatttttttaatgtatagtagacaaaaatattaatttaatttactaTTAGTTCATTaatctgaaaattttatttaaataaaagacAGTGCGTCTTTCCCGAAGTCGTTTTCTAATATTCGTTTGTACTCACTCAGAGAGGAAAAATGCCATTTGGAATCACTTCTACTTCACTCACcttatgtcttcttcttctctctctttctttctcaagtTAGCTTAGCAGTCTCTCACCAGAAAGTCTAACCTCACATCACAAATCCGAACAAACATTGATACAGTGATagggaagagaagagagagatagagagaaaaaagaagctaaaatgaaagaaGAAGCTTTGGTGACGGATGATCCAGCAATGACCTTTGAAGAGGTTTCTATGGAACGCAGCAAGAGCTTCGTTAAGGCGTTGCAGGTTACTTGTTATATATTTCCTCACATTGATATGGTTTTGAGCGAGATCCATGATCTGTCCTAGTTGTATATGCTATAGACTTTAGGGTCCATGGTAAAAAGTAACTTAGTGTTATTGTCTGTAAGACTGTAATTATGTGGATTAAGTGTGTAAGTTATTAATGGGACCGAGATCAGATGATTGTCGGTTGGTGTTATAACACTTCTTTAAGATTGTATCTGTGTCATTTTGGGATCAAAACAATGGTTgactaataataattttaacttttgatcTACCATTGATTGGTTCATGTTAACTTGTCAcactttaatttttatgtaaCAGGAGCTCAAGAACTTGAGGCCTCAACTATACTCGGCTGCTGATTACTGTGAAAAGTCTTATCTTCATAGCGAACAAAAGCAAATGTATGTAATATATTCCCTATATAGTTTATACAACTAGTAACAGCTTTGAATGATGGTTGTTCTCATGTTTCTGCTCTGTTTCTGTTAAGGGTACTGGACAATTTAAAGGACTATACTGTAAAGGCTCTGGTTAATGCTGTTGATCACCTTGGAACTGTTGCTTCCAAGCTTACTGATCTCTTTGATCACCAAAGTTCAGACATATCAACTATGCAGTTGAGAGCTTCTTGTGTTAGCCAGGTAACAAGACTTGTCATAACACACTTCTCTACTGATCTTagacattctctctctctcttaaaggTTTGTGTTCATTTTGTCAGCAACTGCTTACAAGCCGGACATATATAGACAAAGAAGGTCTTAGACAGCAACAGCTATTAGCAGTTATCCCAATGCATCACAAGCACTACACTCTACCCAGTAAGAGTTTTCTAAGATTTCTTTTGATTGGGGTTACTATTGAAATCtgattccttcttctttttggcTCTTGTTAGATTCTGTTAACAAGCGGGTACATTTTAGTCCTCTCAGACGCACAGACACAAGACAGAATCATTATCAAGTAGACATATCCCGTCTTCAACCTTCAGGTGCCATGTCCCCATCTTGGAGCTTGATTGATGTACTAGTTGTAGTTATAAATTGTAACTGCTTAAGTAATGGTTTGGTTTTGACTCACTTAGATGCCCCTTCATCGAAATCACTCTCCTGGCATTTAGGATCAGAGACAAAGTCTACCCTAAAAGGAACAACTAGTGTTGCATCAAGGTGAGCCCACGAAAAGCAGTCTTAGTACTTGTTGTTACACACGTTCTTGGTCACTAAACAACTAAAGGTCACATACCTGTTGTGGCAGCTCCAAAGATTCAAAGGCTTTTGTAAAGACATCTGGAGTGTTCCATCTTTCAGGTACTAGAAACATAGCATTTATTCTGAGCTAATAGATTTGGACCATTTTGATGAGACTCTTGCAggtgatgaagaaaacataatAAACAAGAAGCCTTTTGTCGGAGTTTCTCAGGTCTCAGGCGTTCCTGCAACATCCACCATCGCAAGGCAGACATACGGCGTTGCCCATAAGGTAAAATCGTAGAGACTACACATTGAATATTTGGTATGGATTAGATTAGTAATATGGGTCAAATGATTATAAGCTGATTGTCCTGATGAGACGAAGTTTGTTGTTGGTTCCTCTCAGGCTGTGGAAGTTCCCAAACTTACGACGGCACAAAAGTCACATGACAACCCACGACAAGAGATCATTCAAGCCCCTGTACGGACCAAAAGTGTTATGTCTGCGTTCTTCGTTAAACCGAAAACTCCAAAGCTCAAAGCCGGTTACGTCTCGTGAGACACCAAACTGAGAAGGAAAGTTCCAATATCATCATCCTACCCTTCTTTTATTCTTACAACACGTTCGTCTCTTTTCATGTAATTGATCTTAGGTCCAACATCATTGTACGAAGTCAAATAAGACATGATTATGGTCCGTGAATAACAAAACTGGGTAGATTAATCAAGAATAAATGTGTTTTAAAGCAAAGGTTTGAAGTGCAAAAGGcactataatgattttattaaGTTACTAGATTctgcgggtatattttttgtttaattttttttaattaatttttatatttgtgtttttttgttatgtttgaGTATTTTATCCGGATCCGAAGATCCGATCCGAAACCAACCCGGAAAATTCTGGTTTGAATAGGAATCGAACCGATATTTTTATCCTATTGGATTTTGTTGTGGAGGACCCGCGGATCTTAGATCCGAACCGACCCGAATCCAAGACTCGAAGGGGGTctgaaaattttagtatatattaggtatatatgagtgtttcaatatatttttggtatcatgtatttttttaagcATCGAATATGGGTTTTCGGGAATGGTTTTGGATTTAGGGTAAAAGTTTaggttcttaaaaatataattcggaTAACATATAAGATTTTCGGTATTTTCATGTCTTTGGGTcagatttttgggttttggatatttttgggtgtttaaatattttcagatattgGTTTTCGGGTAATGGTTTGGATTTcagataaaattttagattttcaaaaatataactcGGATAACAGAAAAATTCcggatatttaaatatttttaagttttttttgggttttctttAGACCGAATCCAAACCGAACTTATTTCAGAACAGAACCAAACCTCTACAAATTCTAGTTATCTTATTAGATCTAAATATATAAGACTCGAAGGATCCGTACCCGACAAGACCTGGCCCAAGGACCCGAGTGCCCTCTTCTATTCTTTGTACTTTGTAGTCatatttatgtttctctttgtaatcatatttgtgtaatttttttttaattattagtaaaagGTTTTGATAATTGTATTGAATTTGTGATGTTGCATAACTATACAATTGCGTCATAGCCATTTCATACATTTATTTTGTACTTTATTTCTATAcagttattaatattttttaaaaaaaacaaaatatagttacaattttgtttatagtaattaaatagataaattatatgtttttattaaatcttcatgatttgatttcatatataataatttatataacgTTATTATTACACATAATAATTTGTCGTGAaattaaaaatgagtttttttaaatttgacccaatgtaaataaaaagatcCAATGTAAATGAAAAGACACATGatcatttaattattaataggaCAGTTATATTAGGGTTATATGAACATGCGGTTATATTAGAAATTATCAACGAAAGTATGGCAGCCACTATACACATTATGTCCACGATCAAacgaaaatgtataatattgtaataGAAGCAAactgttaattaattaattaggtACATCTtgttttatctttaataaaaaaaaaattagttggaCACAACTTTTTATCAATTGGTCATGCTgctgttttaataaaatagattaattaaCCTTGTATCGAACACACACGTAATATGTCTGATCCGACCAAACAGGCATACGTTTTTTTGTCGTAAATATGAAATAAtcgttttttttctcttaaattcCATTTCTTAATTGCATAGAGAGTTACAatttgttggttgttctatactaaaccacctcaagtttgagtaatagaatgataTTTTAacgtcaaaaaagaaaaaaaatcatctctttagatgatattattttttaatgaatttatgAGTAAACgatagtttttaataatttaaaatattttttttatgaatttcattgatgaaattcatattttttaataaagagtgatttaataagtttttttttataaatgatcctaaaattttatgaaatcccTGATCCAATATTAGTACTAATCTAAATGGGCCACTAAGAAACGGACGGAAAGCAACTCCGTTTTCTTTAATTAGCCTTTCATCTAATTCATTGGTAACCGACCTGTAAGCATAGCCATTCAACGTTCTGTTTCCAACTTGGACCAGCTAAGCTAGAGCTCTCtcgaaaattttgaaattaaaaaaaaaaaaaccatttctAGGGTTTGTTcctcaaaaaaatcaaatatccgAATTCGACCCCTTTTTCCAGATTCATCTGCTGGGTATTCGCCGGATAGAGAGGGTGGTTTGGAAAAAGGAAAGATGAGAGGTTCGGATCTATTTGACCCTAAGACGTCCACGGACATGGATTCCATTTTGTCTCCCCGCGACTCCTCTCCCGGCGCTGATTTCGGCTTCGCTTTCAACGACAGCAACTTCTCCGACCGTTTGCTCCGAATCGAGATCCTGGGTGGGCCCTCGTCCGGTTCCAGGTCCGACGGCGATGGTTGCTGCACGAGTATTGCCGATTGGGCTCGTCATCGCAAGAGGACAAGagatgataaaaataataagggTACCTAAAAGTTTTCACCTTTATGAAGAAATGAATAATTTCGTAATcaattaataatatgttttgttaCGGTTGGTTTCAGACATTGTGGCGTGTCCTGAAGAGCAGATTATAACCGACAACAACCGACCTGATATGGATGATTGTCCTGGTGGTGACGAAGAAGGAGAGGCAATGGTGGAAGAGGCTCTAtcaggtgatgatgatgatgatgatgatgcgtCTAGTGAACCAAACTGGGGAATGGACCATTCCGCTGTTGTTAATAATGTTAAGGAACTTCATATTAGTTCTCCTATCTTGGCTGCTAAAAGCCCCTTTTTCTACAAGGTAGCTTTAATCCTTTCTGTATCCTTCTTGTTTGCTCATACATTGGATAACATTGTCTTTTGCTTCTTGTCGTAGCTGTTCTCCAATGGCATGAGGGAATCAGAACAAAGACATGTTACCCTTAGAATTAGTGCACAAGGTACCACCGCTCTTTCATCTCAAGCTTTTCCTTTGTTTTTGATTCTTTGTTGCTTTGGTATTGACTATTTTGGTT encodes:
- the LOC106438273 gene encoding uncharacterized protein LOC106438273, with protein sequence MAFLVRSPDIPTRIFSDSNSSASHAFTRRRGTVSARVSSSFMIQKSRLYAKFSAPAKEDCKISRHDEENKESYYVNKGHAVQCLREELPSLFLKDPSFHIYRDDIVFRDPMNTFMGIDNYKSMFWWLRFLGRIFFKALCVDIVSIWQPTDNTLMIRWTVHGVPRGPWETRGRFDGTSEYKFDKDGKIYVHKVDNIAINSPPKFQMLSVQDLVEAITCPSTPKPTYFEFKDSSSSSSETY
- the LOC106438274 gene encoding protein ABIL1 isoform X2, translated to MKEEALVTDDPAMTFEEVSMERSKSFVKALQELKNLRPQLYSAADYCEKSYLHSEQKQMVLDNLKDYTVKALVNAVDHLGTVASKLTDLFDHQSSDISTMQLRASCVSQQLLTSRTYIDKEGLRQQQLLAVIPMHHKHYTLPNSVNKRVHFSPLRRTDTRQNHYQVDISRLQPSDAPSSKSLSWHLGSETKSTLKGTTSVASSSKDSKAFVKTSGVFHLSGDEENIINKKPFVGVSQVSGVPATSTIARQTYGVAHKAVEVPKLTTAQKSHDNPRQEIIQAPVRTKSVMSAFFVKPKTPKLKAGYVS
- the LOC106438274 gene encoding protein ABIL1 isoform X1; protein product: MKEEALVTDDPAMTFEEVSMERSKSFVKALQELKNLRPQLYSAADYCEKSYLHSEQKQMVLDNLKDYTVKALVNAVDHLGTVASKLTDLFDHQSSDISTMQLRASCVSQQLLTSRTYIDKEGLRQQQLLAVIPMHHKHYTLPNSVNKRVHFSPLRRTDTRQNHYQVDISRLQPSGAMSPSWSLIDVLVVVINCNCLSNGLVLTHLDAPSSKSLSWHLGSETKSTLKGTTSVASSSKDSKAFVKTSGVFHLSGDEENIINKKPFVGVSQVSGVPATSTIARQTYGVAHKAVEVPKLTTAQKSHDNPRQEIIQAPVRTKSVMSAFFVKPKTPKLKAGYVS
- the LOC106438274 gene encoding protein ABIL1 isoform X3, coding for MKEEALVTDDPAMTFEEVSMERSKSFVKALQELKNLRPQLYSAADYCEKSYLHSEQKQMVLDNLKDYTVKALVNAVDHLGTVASKLTDLFDHQSSDISTMQLRASCVSQQLLTSRTYIDKEGLRQQQLLAVIPMHHKHYTLPNSVNKRVHFSPLRRTDTRQNHYQVDISRLQPSDAPSSKSLSWHLGSETKSTLKGTTSVASSSKDSKAFVKTSGVFHLSENIINKKPFVGVSQVSGVPATSTIARQTYGVAHKAVEVPKLTTAQKSHDNPRQEIIQAPVRTKSVMSAFFVKPKTPKLKAGYVS